The Deltaproteobacteria bacterium DNA window TCGATCCGAGTATCATCCGATTCCAAAGCAGGCTCAAAGAAGAACTTCCCCTGGTTATCTTCGCCAACTCCATTACCCTGACGCCGGGCACCATCACTGTTTATGTATCCGTGGATGGAGATTTCCAGGTCCATGCTATCGACAGGAAATCGGGAGAACCCCTTCCGGGGGAAATGGAGGCCCGGATCATCAGGGCATTCAAGGAGGTCTGATGTCGAACGTCTTTCTCTATACGGGTCTATATCTCTGTCTGTTGATGATTGCATCGCTGTATCGCGCCATCTTCGGCCCCACGGTCCTGGATCGTCTGATCGGCGTCAATGCCATCGGAAGCAAGACGGTCATCCTCCTTTTGCTGATCGGTCTGATCTACGGCAGAGTGGATATGTTCGTGGACATCGCCCTGGCCTATGCCCTTCTCAATTTCACGGCCGTATTGGCTGCGTCCAGGTATTTTCAGAAAAAGAAGGGCCTTTACGAAGAGTCGTCATAACGGCAATTGCGGTTTTTGTCGGGTTTATTGGGTTCGCGAATGAAAATAATGAGTTCCAAGTTTCAAATGTCAGGTTCTCTGGATCATCAATCGATAATCATCAATCTCTGAGGGCGCTCATGTTGGACATCATTGTAATTTTTCTCCTTATCAGCGGCCTGATCTTTTTTACGGGCGGGGCAGTGGGGATCTTGCGACTCCCCGACTTTTACACGCGGCTCCATCCGGCCGGCAAAATGGATACACTTGGATCTCTTCTCATGGTACTGGCCGTGGCACTGTTCAACCTTCATGATTTCACATGGAACCAGCTTATTACCAGCCTGAAAATAATGTTGATTGTGCTCTTCGTCTTTGTCCTGAGCCCTACGGCCACCCATGCCATTGTCGATGCAGGCGTCAGGGCCGGCCTCAAGCCCTGGACAAAGGAGAAGAAATGAACGTCGAACATCCAACGTCGAATGAAGAACACGAAATCTAATCCAAGGCTTCAGGCGCCTGCAATTTCAGGCACTCGTAACTTCAGTCACTTTAGCTCACTTTAGTCACTTTAGCTCACTTTAGGCACTTTAGCTCACTTTAGTCACTTTAGTCACTTCCAAGAGGACCTCCTCATGATCTGGCAACTGGACCTTGCGATTCTGACACTGGTCATCTTTACCGCCATTGCCGCCATCTCAGTAAAAGATCTACTCGGTTGCGCCATCCTGTTCGGGGCCTACAGTTTTCTCATGTGCCTCCTCTGGGCCATCATGGCGGCTGTGGACGTGGCCTTCACAGAGGCGTCTGTCGGGGCCGGGGTGAGCACCGTCTTTTTTGTAGCGGCCGTATTCCGCACGACCCGGAGGACTCGAGATTGAAGGCGGCAGGACTTATCATCGTTCTATTGACCGGGGGGCTCCTTCTCTATGCCACCCAAGATTTTCCCCCGTGGGGAGCGCCTGACTCGCCCGCCAGCACCCATGTGTCCCCCCGGTATCTTCAGAAGGCCACGGAAGAGACTGCCGTCCCCAACATCGTCACGGCAGTGTTAGCCGATTACCGGGGCTTTGACACCATGTTTGAAACGACTGTCATCTTCTGCGCCGGTATCGGCTGTTTCGTACTCCTGAGGATATTCAGGCAGAAGCCGGAGGACCGCTATTACCGACACATTGCCACCGAAATTACCCTTCACATCAAGGGTGGAAGGCTCCCGAACAAATCCAGGGAGTTCGAAAGAATCGACACCCTGTGGACCCCCTATGACCTGGTCATCAAGACCGTCTGCCGGATACTGGCCCCTTTTATCCAGCTCTTTGCCCTCTATGTCATCGCCCATGGTCACCACAGCCCCGGAGGCGGTTTTCAGGGGGGGGTCATCCTGGGCGCCAGCATCATTCTGATCGCCATTTCCCACAACATGCGGACCGCCATTGCCCGCATCAGCGAAAAAGTCGACAACCTCCTCATGGCCGTCGGCGTATTCATATACGCTGGAATCGGGGCCGTGTGCGTCATGTTAGGAGCCGCATTCCTGGATTACGGCAATCTCTCCGTGATTCTTTTTGCAGATGAGATCATGGCCCGTTCACACGGGATCTTAGGTGTCGAGATCGGCGTGGGGATTACGGTCATGGCCGTCATGATCTCCATCTACAACAATCTGGCCTCGGCCGGAAAACAGGATGAGGGGTTATAGGCGATGTCTGATCTCATTCCCATTCTAGTGGCCAAGTACAATTACTGGCTCTACATTGTTTTGATGATGATCGGGCTCTATGCCATGATCGCCAAGAACAACTTGGTCAAGAAACTGGTGGGGATGAACATCTTTCAGACCTCCATCATCCTTTTTTATGTCTCCATCGGTTGCAAAAAGGGGGCAACCATCCCCATCATCCAGCACGGAATGGCCGCCGGCCATCATGCCATCGATCCTTCCCATTATGTCAATCCGCTTCCCCATGTGCTGATGCTTACGGCCATCGTGGTTTCTGTTTCCACCTTCGGCGTGGCCCTGGCGCTGGCAATTAAGACCTATCACCAATACAAGACGTTGGAAGAAGATGAAATCCTCGCGCGATTGAGGCCCAGATGAACGACCATTACCCTGCCCTTTTGATCATTTCACCGCTCCTGTTCGCATTCCTCGTCAGCGGCATGGCATGGATCAGAAAGGGCCTGTGCTACCCGTTGGCGCTTGTCGGATCGGGCCTGTGCACCTGGTTTTCAGTCCGGCTCCTGGCCGATGTCCTTCAAAAGGGCGTGGTTCAGTACCGATTGGGAGGATGGGAAACGCCCTGGGGTATCGGGTATCATGTGGATACCCTCAACGGCATGGTGCTGGCGGTGGTATCTGTTCTGGCCTTCATCAATCTGGTGGCAACCCGCAGGAGCGTGTCAGCTGAATTTCCTGAAAAAGAAGGCGCCTTTTATACCCTCTATCTCCTCTTTATTGTGGGTCTCGTAGGCATGGTGGTGACCGGAGACCTGTTCAATCTCTACGTCCTGCTGGAGGTGGCCTCCCTGACCAGTTACGCCCTGATCGCCCTGGGAGGCCCCCGTGCCCCCCTGGCCAGCCTCAACTATCTCTTCATGGGGACCATCGGCGGCTGTTTCTATCTCCTGGGCGTAGGCTACCTCTATATCATGACCGGTTCCCTCAACATGGCGGACGTGGCCTCCCTCCTCCCTGGGATATATTCTTCAACCGCCATATGGGCGGCCTTTACCTTCTGCATGGTGGGGATAGGCATTAAAATGGCTTTTTTCCCCCTCCATGGTTGGCTTCCCAATGCCTACACCTTTGCACCGTCCTCGGTGAGCAGTCTCATGGCGCCCCTCATGACCAAGGTCATGGTCTATGTGATGATCCGCCTCATGCTCTCGGTCTTCACCATCGATTTCACCTTTTCGGTTCTGAGCCTGGGGACTGCGATGGTCTGGCTGTCTATCCTGGCCATTGTCACGGGGGCCTTGCTGGCCCTGGCCCAGAAAAACCTCAAAAGGATGTTCTGCTATATCATTGTCTCTGAAATCGGGTACATGGTGGGAGGGGCATGGCTCGGCAATGCCGCGGGCATGACAGGGGCGATCCTTCACATTCTCAATGACGCGCTCATGACCATCTGTCTCTTTCTTACTGCAGCCAACGTCCATTACCGAATCAGCGGCCTGGAACTCCACCAGCTGCGGGGGCTCTTTCACCGGATGCCCCTGACCATGGCCTGTTTTGTGGCGGCCGGCCTGAGCATCATCGGGGTGCCGCCCACCTGCGGATTCTTCAGCAAATGGTACCTCATCACCGGGGCCCTTCAGGCAGGGCAGTACGGCTTCGTGGCAGCGCTCCTGTTCAGCAGCCTGGTTAACGTTATCCTCTTTTTCAGGGTGATTGAAATAAGCTACTACGGGGACATGCAACACCCTCACGGACATGGATCTCCGGCCGGGCCAAGGACAGAGGCCCCTGCAACCATGCTGGCCCCGCTCTTAATTGTCTCAGCAGGACTGGTGATCATCGGCGTGTATACTGGGACGATCGTAACGACCGTCATCGATCCCATCATCCCCGCGACCCTGGTGCGGTAGGGGTGCTGGATACTGGATGCTGGATGCTGGATACTGGATGTTCATCGCTTTCAGCTTTGAGCTTTGAGCCTTCAACTTCATCAACCTTTAGGCACTTTAGGAACTTTAGCTCACTTTAGGCACTTAATTTGGAACCCATCATCTCCATAAAGCCATTCATCGCCGTGCTGGTGTCCATCGCCGCGATCCCGCTTCTGGTCCTCAGCAAGAGGGCCAATATCCGGGAGTCCTGGACATTCATCGCCGCCGTAGCGAAATTCCTTATTGTCCTCTCCATGCTCCCCGCTATACTCAAGGGACACCAGATGGTCTTTACCCTGGCAGAGGTGGTTCCGGGGGTCGCCATCCGGTTCCGGGTCGATTCCCTGGGGATGCTCTTTGCGCTGGTGGCCTCCTCTTTGTGGATCATCACCAGCGCCTATTCCATCGGATATATGCGGGGGCTCGATGAACACAGCCAGACCCGGTATTTCTGTTTCTTTGCCCTGGCCCTTTCAGCCACCATCGGGGTGGCCTTTTCGGCCAACCTCCTGACCCTTTATCTCTTTTACGAGATGCTCTCTCTGGCCACCTATCCCCTGGTGACCCACCATCAGGACGCAGAGGCACGGACTTCGGGCCGGAAGTACCTGACGTACATCTTGGGCGCATCCATCGGACTGGCCCTTCCGGCCATGTTGATCTGCTATACCCAGGCCGGGACCCTGGAATTCTCGAGTCATGGATTCCTGACCGGGACCTCTTCCAAAGGGCTGGTGACGCTCCTCCTCCTGATGTTTCTCTTCGGCTTTGCCAAGGCCGCCATCATGCCGTTTCACGCGTGGCTCCCTGCGGCCATGGTGGCCCCCACGCCGGTGAGCGCCCTCCTCCATGCCGTGGCTGTCGTGAAGGTGGGCGTTTTCAGCATTGTCCGCGTGTTGACAGGGGTATTCGGCATCGATCTGTTATCGACCCTTCACCTGGACACCCTCATCTGCATCATTGCCTCTTTCACCATCATTGCAGGGTCCCTCATCGCCCTTTCTCAGGATAATCTGAAACGCCTCCTGGCGTTTTCCACCATTGCCCAGTTATCCTACATCGTATTGGGGGTGGGTCTCCTCTCCCCCAAGGGGATGACCGGCGGGATGCTCCATATCGCCATGCATGCCTTTGGAAAGATCACCCTTTTTTTCTGTGCCGGGGCCATCTTTGTGGCCACCGGAAAACGGAATATCAGCGAGATGAAAGGGCTGGGGAGAAGGATGCCCCTGACCATGATGGCATTTTTCTTTGGGGCGTTGAGCATTATCGGGCTGCCCCCCACCGGCGGGTTCCTGAGCAAGTGGTACCTGGTCTTAGGCTCGCTCCAGGCCGGACAGAAAGCCGTCCTCGTCGTCCTCCTGACCAGTTCCCTCCTCAATGCCGCCTATTTCATGCCCATCGTCTACCGGGCCTTTTTCAGTCGCCCGGAGACGCAGGGCGCGGAATCCCGGATACAGGAGGCCCCCTTGTTCTGCGTGGCCCCGCTGACGATCACCGCCCTGATATCCATCATCCTCTTCTTCTATCCCCAGCCCTTTTTCCGGCTGGCGCAGATGGCGGTCAAGGCAATTGGAGGGTGATGGCTCTGGATACTGGTTTCTGGATACCGGATGCTTGATGATCGGATGCCTTGTCTTCTGATCTCCGGCCTCCGATGGCGGGCGATCCACACCGCTCATTGGGTCTTTTGGGTCGTCCGGGTCCCTTTTTCAGAGTATTAACCCATGGAGGAGTTGCAGCATGAGCGAGCAAACCGGAGAGAAGATGGAGCTGACGCACGAGCCGGTCCCGGGATACCGGACCGTCTTTTTCATCGCCATCACCATCGGCGTCCTGTATCTGGGTCTCATCCTCTTCAAGACCCTTTGAATCCCGAACCTCAACATGAAAAACCCATTTAGAAAAGGGATATAATCATGCAAGATCAAAATGTAAATCATACGAATCCAGCATCCAGCATCCAGCATCCAGCATCCAAGCGCTATCTCTTCGACAATCCGCGGAATGTGAAGATCCTCCTCGGGTGCTTTTACGCATCGCTGCTGGTCCTCCTAATTATCGAGTGGTTCGTGCACAAACATCCCCACTTCGATTGGGAGGCATGGCCTGAATTCTATGCCGTATACGGCTTTGTGGCATGCGTGGTCCTTGTGGTGGCCGCAAAATACATTTTGAGGCCCCTCGTAAAGAGACGAGAGGATTATTATGACTGAACCGCTCCCTCCGTTCATTATATTCATATTGGGTGCCCTGCTTGTGCCCCTTCTTAAAGGGAGATGGAAATCCGGACTTCTCCTCCTGATTCCAGTGCTCGGATTCATCAATCTGGTCCATATGGAAGAAGGGACTTACTGGATCGTCCCATTCCTGGACTATCACCTGATCTTCGGCAGGGTAGACCGGCTCAGTCTTCTTTTCGGATATATATTTCATATCATATCCTTTATCGCAATCCTCTACGCCCTCCATGTAAAGGACGACATTCAGCATGTGGCAGGGCTGGTCTATGCGGGAAGCGCATTGGGGGCGGTCTTCTCAGGAGAGCTTTTTTCCTTTTTTGTCTTCTGGGAGATGCTGACCATATCCTCCATCTTTCTGATCTGGGCAAGGCGCACCGGGGCATCCCTGGGCGCCGGGTATCGGTACCTCCTGGTCCATGCGGCCGGGGGGCTGTGTCTCCTGGCTGGGATCGTGCTCCATGTGAATCAGACCGGATCCATTGAGCTGGGGTATCTGGGCCTGAACGGCCCGGGGACCTACCTCATCTTCTTCGGGTTCGGTCTCAACTGCGCCTGGCCGGTCCTCCACCCCTGGCTCACGGACGCCTATCCCGAGGCCACCATTACCGGAACCATATTCCTGAGCGCCTTTACCACCAAGGTGGCGGTCTATGCCTTGGCCAGGGCCTTTCCCGGCACACAGGCGCTCATATGGATCGGGGCGGTCATGACCTCCTTTCCTATTTTTTACGCGGTAATCGAGAACGATCTCAGGAGGGTGCTGGCCTACAGCCTCATCAACCAGGTGGGATTCATGGTCTGCGGGATCGGCATCGGGACTGCCCTGGCCATCAACGGGGCCGTATGTCACGCCTTTAACGACATCCTGTTCAAGGCCCTCCTTTTCATGTCCATGGGCGCGGTCATGTACCGCACCGGCAAGATCAACGGCACGGACTTGGGCGGGCTTTACCGGACCATGCCGCTGACCTGCATTTTCTGCATGGTGGGCGCCGCCTCCATCTCCGCCTTTCCCCTTTTCAGCGGTTTTGTCAGCAAATCCATGGTCATGGACGCGGCGGGCGCAGGGCATATGAGGATCATCTGGTTCATGCTTCTCTTTGCCTCGGCCGGCGTGTTCCATCATGCCGGGATCAAGATCCCCTATTTTGCGTTTTTTTCCCACGACTCGGGCATGCGTCCCAAAGAGGCCCCGGTCCACATGCTCCTGGCCATGGGCATCGCCGCGGGTTTATCCATATTCATCGGTGTCTATCCGGCCCCCTTGTACAGCCTGCTTCCTTATCCGGTGGAATACGTCCCTTACACGGCCCCCCACATCCTCGGCCAGACCCAGCTCCTTTTTTTCTCGGCCCTGGCCTTCACCCTCCTTCTCCTTTCCGGCATCTACCCGGCGGAGATCCGGTGTATCAACCTGGATGTAGACTGGTTCTACCGCAAGGGGGGCAGGCTCTTTTATCGTGTCATGGCCAGGACCCTCAACCCCATCAACGCGGCCTCTGAGCGGCTTTTTGTCAAAGGAATCGTCCGAAGCATCGCCCATCTGTCCAAGGACATCATCGCGAGGCTTTCTGTTTTCGTGATGGTCACCTTCTGGATGCTGACAGGATTACGCGGGGAACGACTGCGAATGAGAAAACTCAACCTCTATGCCGATGTAATGGGGGGGACATGCCCCGTCGGGCTTGGGGCAGGCGCCGCCACGGCATTCCTTGTACTGGTCTTTGTTCTGATGTAAAAGAATAATTCTGGTTGAATCGCAAAATGACCAAAGACGCAAAAAAAGTCTTGGGGAAATTCGCCAATCGTCTATTGAAACAAAACCCTTTGCGACTCTGTGCCTCTGTGTGAGATATTTTTAGGTAGTGGAGGAAATCCCATGGTCCCGTTTAAAGAGCTGAGGAAAATCCATTTGATGGAAAACCTGACGGATTCCATGCTGGGGAGGATGTCGCCCCTGTTGCAGATGCGGCTGTTCGGGGCCGGCGATACCATCTTCCAACAGGGAGATGCTGCGAGATTTTTCTATATGCTCAAGGAGGGAAAGGTGCTCCTGGAGGTGGATGCCTCAGAGTCCATCAGCGTCTCCATGGGCGTGGTCAAGTCCGGCTTCTGCTTTGGCTGGTCTGCCCTCCTTCCCGGCTCTCAGTATACCTCCACCGCTGTGTGCGTGGAGCCATGCGAGGTGATGAGCATACCGGGAGAGGATTTCTTAAATCTGCTGGAAAAGGATCACAGCATGGGATATCGGGTCATGCAGATTATCGCCAGCATCCTCAAGAGCCGCCTGGAGCGACGAACCGAGCAATTCCTGAAGGCCATCGAAAACCACCCGGACATCCAGCAACTGTTTCAACAGGGATAATCCCATAAAGCCGGCCTGAACCCTTTCAGTACGCCACGGTTAAAATACCTCACCAGGGTCTTCTCTTACGGCCAACACAGAACAAAGAGACGGTTTCCAGCAAATCACCGTAGAGAGACCGGCATCAAGAAGGTGGACATCATGAAATTCAAGACCAAACTTTCAATTGGACTCGTGGTCCTCGCCATGATGGATATGGTCATTCCCATTCCATTTACGGCCCTGCTGCTGCTCTATGTGGTCCTTGAAAAGCCACCCTGGTTCCACGCATGGGTTTCGGAGCTGTATGGGGGGACCGGTAACCGGTAGCGAGCACACCCCCTGTGGTCTTCACGAAAACGGCGTCATCCGCTCCCGCATCAGGCGGATGGTATCTTTATAATCTTCACTGTAGTAGATCGCAGAACCCGCCACAAAAACGTTCGCCCCCGCAATCGACACCTGACTGATGGTGTCCGGACCGATCCCCCCGTCCACCTCAATCTCCACGTTGAGACCTTGATCATCCACCATCCGTCTCAGTTTCCTGATCTTCGGAATCACTTCCGGGATAAAGGCCTGGGCCTCGAAGCCTGGATTTACAGTCATCAGGAGAACCATGTCCAGGTGGTTCAGCACATACTCCAGTGCGTTCAGAGGGGTAGCCGGATTAAGGGCCACGGCCGGCCTGGCGCCGTGATCCCGAATAAACTGGACGGTCCTGTGAAGGTGCGTTGCCGCTTCTGCATGCACGGTGATAATGTCTGCCCCGGCCTTGGCAAAATCTGCTATAAAGTCGTCGGGATCGGAGATCATCAGATGCACGTCCAGTGGAAGATCGGTAACGCGTGCGGCCGCTTTTACGATCATGGGGCCGATGGTGATATTGGGTACAAAATGCCCGTCCATGACGTCCACATGGATGTAGTCGGCACCCGCCTTTTCCACTTTCCGGATCTCTTCACCCAGGCACGTGAAGTCCGCTGACAAGATCGACGGCGCGATCTTTCCCATATCATCTCCTCCAGTTACTCGTTTGTCATTAAAATGTGCTCAACCCACGAATCCGCATCAACCAAATCCATTAGTTGTTCTTCTGTGAAAAAGGCTTTCCAGCCGCGAAAAATCGCGGCAAGATGCCGCTCTCGCAGGGCTTTTTTGCGCGGGAATTTCGTGCTCGTCTTTCCCCTCGTCCCCCGAACCTGTGTGCAGACGCGCCTCCGGAGGCCCTGCGTCTTCTCCAACTTCAACTGTCAAATTTTCGATTTTTGAAAAAGCGCCCCAAAAAATCCTTCCATCCCATGGACATGGGGAAACGTCCTGAAGAATCCGTCATCATCCATCAGATCCACCCCCCATGGGGGCATAATCTTTTTGAGATCGCCTCGGACCACCCCCCGGTTTTCCCTGGTAATGCCCTCCGCCACCTCCTCATTCTCTTCCCGCGAAATCGTGCAGGTCGTATACAACAGTCTCCCCCCCGGTTTCAGGAGGCGA harbors:
- a CDS encoding cyclic nucleotide-binding domain-containing protein — its product is MVPFKELRKIHLMENLTDSMLGRMSPLLQMRLFGAGDTIFQQGDAARFFYMLKEGKVLLEVDASESISVSMGVVKSGFCFGWSALLPGSQYTSTAVCVEPCEVMSIPGEDFLNLLEKDHSMGYRVMQIIASILKSRLERRTEQFLKAIENHPDIQQLFQQG
- a CDS encoding monovalent cation/H+ antiporter subunit D family protein; its protein translation is MEPIISIKPFIAVLVSIAAIPLLVLSKRANIRESWTFIAAVAKFLIVLSMLPAILKGHQMVFTLAEVVPGVAIRFRVDSLGMLFALVASSLWIITSAYSIGYMRGLDEHSQTRYFCFFALALSATIGVAFSANLLTLYLFYEMLSLATYPLVTHHQDAEARTSGRKYLTYILGASIGLALPAMLICYTQAGTLEFSSHGFLTGTSSKGLVTLLLLMFLFGFAKAAIMPFHAWLPAAMVAPTPVSALLHAVAVVKVGVFSIVRVLTGVFGIDLLSTLHLDTLICIIASFTIIAGSLIALSQDNLKRLLAFSTIAQLSYIVLGVGLLSPKGMTGGMLHIAMHAFGKITLFFCAGAIFVATGKRNISEMKGLGRRMPLTMMAFFFGALSIIGLPPTGGFLSKWYLVLGSLQAGQKAVLVVLLTSSLLNAAYFMPIVYRAFFSRPETQGAESRIQEAPLFCVAPLTITALISIILFFYPQPFFRLAQMAVKAIGG
- a CDS encoding Na(+)/H(+) antiporter subunit D, whose product is MTEPLPPFIIFILGALLVPLLKGRWKSGLLLLIPVLGFINLVHMEEGTYWIVPFLDYHLIFGRVDRLSLLFGYIFHIISFIAILYALHVKDDIQHVAGLVYAGSALGAVFSGELFSFFVFWEMLTISSIFLIWARRTGASLGAGYRYLLVHAAGGLCLLAGIVLHVNQTGSIELGYLGLNGPGTYLIFFGFGLNCAWPVLHPWLTDAYPEATITGTIFLSAFTTKVAVYALARAFPGTQALIWIGAVMTSFPIFYAVIENDLRRVLAYSLINQVGFMVCGIGIGTALAINGAVCHAFNDILFKALLFMSMGAVMYRTGKINGTDLGGLYRTMPLTCIFCMVGAASISAFPLFSGFVSKSMVMDAAGAGHMRIIWFMLLFASAGVFHHAGIKIPYFAFFSHDSGMRPKEAPVHMLLAMGIAAGLSIFIGVYPAPLYSLLPYPVEYVPYTAPHILGQTQLLFFSALAFTLLLLSGIYPAEIRCINLDVDWFYRKGGRLFYRVMARTLNPINAASERLFVKGIVRSIAHLSKDIIARLSVFVMVTFWMLTGLRGERLRMRKLNLYADVMGGTCPVGLGAGAATAFLVLVFVLM
- the rpe gene encoding ribulose-phosphate 3-epimerase; translation: MGKIAPSILSADFTCLGEEIRKVEKAGADYIHVDVMDGHFVPNITIGPMIVKAAARVTDLPLDVHLMISDPDDFIADFAKAGADIITVHAEAATHLHRTVQFIRDHGARPAVALNPATPLNALEYVLNHLDMVLLMTVNPGFEAQAFIPEVIPKIRKLRRMVDDQGLNVEIEVDGGIGPDTISQVSIAGANVFVAGSAIYYSEDYKDTIRLMRERMTPFS
- a CDS encoding DUF4040 domain-containing protein; protein product: MIWQLDLAILTLVIFTAIAAISVKDLLGCAILFGAYSFLMCLLWAIMAAVDVAFTEASVGAGVSTVFFVAAVFRTTRRTRD
- a CDS encoding monovalent cation/H+ antiporter subunit D family protein: MNDHYPALLIISPLLFAFLVSGMAWIRKGLCYPLALVGSGLCTWFSVRLLADVLQKGVVQYRLGGWETPWGIGYHVDTLNGMVLAVVSVLAFINLVATRRSVSAEFPEKEGAFYTLYLLFIVGLVGMVVTGDLFNLYVLLEVASLTSYALIALGGPRAPLASLNYLFMGTIGGCFYLLGVGYLYIMTGSLNMADVASLLPGIYSSTAIWAAFTFCMVGIGIKMAFFPLHGWLPNAYTFAPSSVSSLMAPLMTKVMVYVMIRLMLSVFTIDFTFSVLSLGTAMVWLSILAIVTGALLALAQKNLKRMFCYIIVSEIGYMVGGAWLGNAAGMTGAILHILNDALMTICLFLTAANVHYRISGLELHQLRGLFHRMPLTMACFVAAGLSIIGVPPTCGFFSKWYLITGALQAGQYGFVAALLFSSLVNVILFFRVIEISYYGDMQHPHGHGSPAGPRTEAPATMLAPLLIVSAGLVIIGVYTGTIVTTVIDPIIPATLVR
- a CDS encoding pH regulation protein F; translated protein: MSNVFLYTGLYLCLLMIASLYRAIFGPTVLDRLIGVNAIGSKTVILLLLIGLIYGRVDMFVDIALAYALLNFTAVLAASRYFQKKKGLYEESS
- a CDS encoding cation:proton antiporter subunit C is translated as MSDLIPILVAKYNYWLYIVLMMIGLYAMIAKNNLVKKLVGMNIFQTSIILFYVSIGCKKGATIPIIQHGMAAGHHAIDPSHYVNPLPHVLMLTAIVVSVSTFGVALALAIKTYHQYKTLEEDEILARLRPR
- the mnhG gene encoding monovalent cation/H(+) antiporter subunit G — translated: MLDIIVIFLLISGLIFFTGGAVGILRLPDFYTRLHPAGKMDTLGSLLMVLAVALFNLHDFTWNQLITSLKIMLIVLFVFVLSPTATHAIVDAGVRAGLKPWTKEKK
- a CDS encoding sodium:proton antiporter, with product MKAAGLIIVLLTGGLLLYATQDFPPWGAPDSPASTHVSPRYLQKATEETAVPNIVTAVLADYRGFDTMFETTVIFCAGIGCFVLLRIFRQKPEDRYYRHIATEITLHIKGGRLPNKSREFERIDTLWTPYDLVIKTVCRILAPFIQLFALYVIAHGHHSPGGGFQGGVILGASIILIAISHNMRTAIARISEKVDNLLMAVGVFIYAGIGAVCVMLGAAFLDYGNLSVILFADEIMARSHGILGVEIGVGITVMAVMISIYNNLASAGKQDEGL